A window from Pseudobutyrivibrio ruminis HUN009 encodes these proteins:
- the hisH gene encoding imidazole glycerol phosphate synthase subunit HisH: protein MVAIINYGLGNLGSIANMLKVIGEKSVITADPEKIKAADKIILPGVGAFDAGMGKLNETGLVDLIKEEARNGKPILGICLGMQLLGNGSEEGQLPGLGLIDFSCKRFDIPAEMNLKVPHMGWDIVEFKKNVPLLDGIEGRQRYYFVHTYHAVCKNDEDVMMTCDYGYEFACAVNKGNVYGVQFHPEKSHDFGMRLLENFVRKC from the coding sequence ATGGTAGCAATTATAAATTATGGCCTGGGCAACTTAGGTAGCATTGCCAACATGCTTAAAGTAATAGGCGAGAAAAGCGTCATCACTGCAGACCCAGAGAAAATTAAGGCAGCAGATAAAATTATCTTGCCAGGCGTTGGCGCATTCGATGCCGGCATGGGAAAGCTTAACGAAACAGGCCTTGTAGATTTAATTAAAGAAGAGGCAAGAAACGGCAAGCCAATTCTTGGTATCTGCCTTGGCATGCAGCTCCTTGGAAATGGCTCCGAGGAAGGCCAGCTCCCTGGCCTTGGTCTCATAGATTTCAGCTGCAAGCGCTTCGACATCCCTGCAGAAATGAACCTAAAGGTTCCTCACATGGGATGGGACATCGTGGAGTTCAAAAAGAACGTGCCACTTTTAGATGGAATAGAAGGTCGCCAGAGATATTACTTCGTCCACACATATCATGCTGTTTGCAAAAACGATGAAGATGTGATGATGACATGCGACTACGGATATGAATTCGCCTGCGCAGTAAACAAAGGCAATGTGTACGGCGTCCAGTTCCATCCGGAAAAGAGCCACGACTTCGGAATGAGACTATTAGAAAATTTCGTAAGAAAATGTTAG
- a CDS encoding N-acetyl sugar amidotransferase → MAIYIPKIKREYQRCTQCVMDTTDSMIEFDEQGVCDHCRNFEKNIKPYWNPNKENREELEKVAAQIRKDGEGKDYDCILGMSGGADSSYLAYIAKEVMHLRPLIYVVDTGWNLNVAVENIEKIVKGMDLDMYTDVINWKEMSDFQLSMFKSGISSCDAPQDHAIFASLYNYAVKHGIKWVLTGSNNSTEFVRPPVEWIYMNDLRMYKDIHKKFGKRPLKTYPTCGILKYRLLYKYVYGMKRFYPLDYVVYDKAKAEEFLHEKYGWTKYENKHYENVFTRFFEGYYLPYKFGFDTRKNVFSTQILAGTMTREEALEKLKTNPYDTDQMEQDKEYIAKKLGISTEEFDEIINSPAHTPDDYKNSMWMIRLGVRICQLLGIEKRNMRF, encoded by the coding sequence ATGGCAATTTACATTCCTAAAATTAAGAGAGAATATCAGCGTTGCACACAGTGTGTTATGGACACAACTGACTCCATGATTGAATTCGACGAGCAGGGTGTCTGCGACCACTGTCGCAACTTCGAGAAAAATATCAAGCCATACTGGAATCCAAACAAGGAAAACAGGGAGGAGCTTGAAAAGGTAGCAGCTCAGATTCGTAAAGACGGAGAGGGCAAGGATTACGATTGTATCCTTGGTATGTCCGGCGGTGCAGATAGTTCATACCTTGCATATATCGCAAAGGAAGTTATGCACCTTCGTCCACTTATCTATGTTGTAGATACGGGATGGAACCTGAACGTAGCTGTTGAAAATATTGAAAAAATCGTCAAGGGTATGGACCTTGATATGTACACAGACGTTATTAACTGGAAGGAGATGAGCGACTTCCAGCTTTCTATGTTTAAGTCAGGAATCAGTAGCTGCGATGCTCCTCAGGATCATGCAATCTTCGCATCTCTTTACAACTACGCCGTAAAACACGGCATCAAATGGGTGCTTACTGGCTCAAACAACAGTACTGAGTTCGTTCGCCCACCAGTAGAGTGGATTTACATGAACGACCTTCGTATGTACAAGGATATTCATAAGAAATTCGGCAAGCGTCCACTGAAGACATACCCAACCTGTGGCATTCTCAAGTATCGTTTGCTTTACAAATATGTCTACGGAATGAAGCGTTTCTATCCACTTGATTACGTAGTTTACGACAAGGCAAAGGCCGAGGAATTCTTACACGAGAAATATGGCTGGACTAAATACGAAAACAAGCATTATGAAAACGTATTTACCAGATTCTTTGAGGGATATTACCTTCCATACAAATTTGGATTCGACACCAGAAAGAATGTATTCTCAACTCAGATTTTAGCTGGCACAATGACTCGTGAGGAGGCTCTTGAAAAGCTTAAGACCAACCCATACGACACAGACCAGATGGAGCAGGATAAGGAATACATCGCAAAGAAGCTTGGCATTTCAACTGAGGAATTCGATGAAATCATCAACTCCCCAGCCCACACCCCAGACGACTACAAAAACTCTATGTGGATGATTCGTCTCGGCGTTCGTATCTGTCAATTGTTGGGAATAGAGAAGAGAAATATGCGATTCTAA
- a CDS encoding AglZ/HisF2 family acetamidino modification protein, with translation MFNRPRIIPVLLIDDRDLIKTINFKKPTYLGDPVNALKIFNRKGIDEMAVLDISASKKGLEPDFELLTDMASEAFMPLSYGGGIKTLDQVRKLLAIGYEKVVLNTSLIEDEQLVKDAVALAGSQSVVASIDAKVVNGQYKCVICDGTKVIDMSPVELAKHAEELGAGEIFLNSIDRDGVMQGYDIDLVNQVVNAVDIPVTACGGAGGISDLKDVIENGHAHAAAGGSMFVYYGRLKAVLITAPTEEELTDAGIYSE, from the coding sequence ATGTTTAATAGACCAAGAATCATCCCAGTTCTTCTTATTGATGATAGGGATTTGATAAAGACAATAAACTTCAAAAAGCCAACATACCTTGGAGACCCAGTCAATGCGCTGAAAATTTTCAATCGTAAGGGTATCGACGAGATGGCGGTGCTTGACATTTCAGCCAGCAAAAAGGGGTTGGAGCCAGACTTCGAGCTTCTTACAGATATGGCATCGGAAGCATTCATGCCACTTTCATATGGCGGCGGAATCAAGACTTTAGATCAGGTTAGAAAGCTTCTTGCAATCGGCTATGAAAAGGTTGTTTTAAACACAAGCCTTATTGAGGACGAGCAGCTTGTTAAGGACGCAGTTGCACTTGCAGGTTCTCAGTCGGTGGTTGCTTCCATCGATGCAAAAGTGGTAAACGGCCAGTATAAATGCGTCATCTGTGATGGCACAAAGGTCATCGACATGAGCCCAGTAGAGCTTGCAAAGCATGCGGAGGAGCTTGGCGCTGGCGAAATCTTCCTTAACTCAATCGACCGCGATGGCGTGATGCAGGGGTATGATATCGACCTTGTAAATCAGGTGGTTAACGCCGTAGATATTCCTGTTACAGCCTGTGGCGGTGCCGGTGGCATCTCAGATTTAAAGGATGTTATCGAAAATGGTCATGCTCACGCAGCAGCAGGCGGTAGCATGTTCGTATATTACGGCCGCCTCAAGGCAGTCCTCATCACAGCTCCAACAGAGGAAGAATTGACTGATGCAGGAATCTACTCTGAGTAA
- a CDS encoding glycosyltransferase: MKILLLDVNCKYSSTGKIVYDLYRRLNADGHEARIAYGRGDVIDEPGIYKFGLDWETKKHALLARITGKNGCYSPKSTANLIQYIKDFQPDLIHIHELHAYFVNITELLEFLKEQQIPVVWTFHCEYMYTGKCGFAYECQGYKSGCGNCPYLRQYVSSLAIDKTAQLLAEKKAAMDGLNLKAIVTPSKWLADKTKETYLYWQNIQVIHNGIDTDGIFYPRPKDDAIRSQFGIPADARLILAVAPNIMDVRKGGQMVIDLAETMPDTHFVLVGADETKRHSANVQLIARTKDQDELARWYSEADLFIICSKAENFPTTCIEALCCGTPVVGLDECGTKETAPEPYGTFVRVDIAGDADVKYAATLEALQKAISTQLGRGLTAEEIRNYAVANYDNAVMYRNYLEIYNK, encoded by the coding sequence ATGAAAATTTTACTATTAGATGTTAACTGCAAATACAGCTCCACAGGCAAGATAGTGTATGACTTATACCGCCGTCTGAATGCAGATGGCCACGAGGCTCGCATCGCCTACGGCCGTGGAGATGTCATAGATGAACCAGGCATTTACAAATTCGGCCTGGACTGGGAGACAAAAAAGCATGCCCTGCTTGCTAGAATCACTGGCAAAAACGGCTGCTACTCACCAAAGTCCACAGCAAATCTTATCCAGTACATAAAGGATTTTCAGCCGGATTTGATTCATATACACGAGCTTCACGCATACTTTGTAAATATCACAGAGTTGCTGGAGTTTTTGAAGGAGCAGCAGATTCCTGTAGTGTGGACATTCCACTGCGAATACATGTACACAGGTAAATGCGGCTTCGCATATGAGTGCCAGGGTTATAAAAGCGGATGCGGCAACTGCCCATATCTTCGTCAATACGTAAGCTCACTGGCAATCGACAAAACAGCTCAGCTCCTTGCTGAGAAAAAGGCTGCCATGGATGGCCTGAATCTTAAAGCAATCGTCACACCTTCCAAGTGGCTGGCAGACAAAACAAAGGAAACATACCTGTATTGGCAAAACATTCAGGTTATACATAACGGAATCGACACCGACGGGATTTTCTATCCAAGACCAAAGGACGACGCTATCCGCAGCCAGTTTGGCATTCCGGCTGATGCTAGGCTCATCCTTGCAGTTGCACCAAACATCATGGATGTGCGAAAGGGCGGCCAGATGGTGATTGATTTAGCAGAAACAATGCCTGACACACACTTCGTGCTTGTGGGGGCAGATGAAACAAAGCGCCACTCTGCAAATGTGCAGCTTATCGCCCGCACAAAAGACCAGGACGAGCTTGCTCGTTGGTATTCTGAGGCAGATTTGTTTATAATATGCTCGAAGGCGGAAAACTTCCCAACCACATGCATCGAGGCATTGTGCTGCGGCACGCCCGTTGTAGGATTGGATGAGTGCGGTACAAAGGAAACCGCACCTGAGCCTTACGGCACCTTCGTCCGTGTAGATATTGCTGGCGATGCAGATGTGAAATATGCTGCCACTTTAGAAGCACTGCAGAAAGCCATCAGCACACAGCTTGGCCGTGGCCTTACTGCCGAGGAAATCCGCAATTACGCGGTGGCAAATTATGACAATGCGGTAATGTACCGTAATTATTTGGAGATTTACAATAAATGA
- a CDS encoding sugar transferase, with amino-acid sequence MKNKNTIRKIESVIELAIMAVAYYFVWKYMIFDREYFFPFLGRGKYVLMGIYFILMLVIIHLCEGFKYGILKIADVLFSQWIAIFIVNAVTYLQLCLMANIMIPVKPMLLLTVGNFLISGISVYIFFAIYERHSKASKLLMVYGNKESVGLKLKMDTRADSYNIKNIVSIDEGIDKICQMLADYDGIVISDVSAEQRNDLLKYCYMHEIETYITPKISDVIISGGEGIHQFDTPLVMINTTGLTPEQEIVKRFFDVILCVIAAVVLSPLMLIVALAIKFEDHGPVFYKQARVTKDGKVFDILKFRSMVEDAEQRPATDDDDRITKVGHVIRATRIDELPQIFNIIKGDMSIVGPRPERTEHVEKYTAAIPEFEFRNKVKGGLTGYAQIYGKYNTSAYDKIKLDLMYIENYSFLLDLKLILMTIRIVFKKESTEGFDKVVSVDEILDEINSNR; translated from the coding sequence TTGAAAAACAAGAATACTATAAGAAAAATAGAGAGCGTTATAGAGCTTGCTATCATGGCAGTTGCATACTATTTCGTTTGGAAATATATGATATTTGATAGGGAGTATTTCTTCCCATTCCTTGGCCGTGGTAAGTATGTGCTTATGGGAATATACTTCATATTGATGCTGGTAATCATTCATCTGTGTGAAGGTTTTAAATATGGCATTTTGAAAATCGCAGATGTGTTGTTCTCACAGTGGATTGCAATCTTTATCGTAAATGCGGTTACATACTTGCAGCTCTGCTTGATGGCAAACATCATGATTCCAGTGAAGCCAATGCTTCTTTTAACAGTTGGGAATTTCCTGATTTCTGGAATCAGCGTATATATCTTCTTCGCAATATATGAGCGCCACTCAAAGGCTAGCAAGCTTTTGATGGTGTACGGAAATAAAGAATCTGTTGGGCTAAAGCTCAAGATGGACACTAGAGCAGATAGCTACAACATCAAAAACATTGTCAGCATCGATGAAGGCATTGATAAGATTTGCCAGATGCTTGCTGACTACGATGGTATCGTAATTTCGGATGTTAGTGCTGAGCAGCGAAACGATTTGTTGAAATACTGCTACATGCACGAAATCGAGACATACATCACTCCAAAGATTTCAGATGTTATTATCTCTGGAGGCGAGGGCATTCACCAGTTTGATACTCCACTTGTGATGATCAACACAACAGGCCTCACACCTGAGCAGGAAATCGTTAAGAGATTCTTTGATGTGATTCTGTGTGTTATTGCTGCAGTTGTCCTTTCACCACTTATGCTTATTGTTGCACTTGCAATCAAGTTTGAGGATCATGGCCCTGTTTTCTACAAGCAGGCCCGCGTCACAAAGGATGGCAAGGTATTCGATATCTTGAAGTTCAGAAGTATGGTTGAGGATGCAGAGCAGCGCCCAGCCACTGATGATGACGACCGTATCACAAAGGTAGGACATGTAATCCGTGCAACTCGTATCGACGAGCTTCCACAGATTTTCAATATTATAAAGGGCGATATGTCAATCGTTGGCCCACGCCCAGAGCGCACCGAGCACGTGGAGAAATACACAGCCGCCATCCCTGAATTTGAATTCAGAAACAAGGTAAAGGGAGGCCTCACAGGTTACGCTCAGATTTATGGCAAGTACAACACATCAGCTTACGACAAAATTAAGCTCGATTTGATGTACATTGAAAACTATAGCTTTTTACTTGATTTGAAGCTCATCCTCATGACTATCCGCATTGTCTTCAAGAAGGAAAGCACAGAAGGCTTCGACAAAGTGGTTAGCGTCGACGAAATATTGGATGAGATCAATTCAAACAGATAG